One stretch of Streptomyces sp. 135 DNA includes these proteins:
- a CDS encoding 2Fe-2S iron-sulfur cluster-binding protein: MPFSVRINGHETAQPPAPGQCLRTYLREHGWREVKKGCDTGDCGACTVHVDDLAVHSCLYPTHRADGRAVTTVQGLGAGDRLHPAQEAFTGRGRSSAATAPPASS, translated from the coding sequence ATGCCCTTCTCGGTCCGGATCAACGGCCATGAGACCGCACAGCCGCCAGCCCCCGGCCAGTGTTTGCGCACCTATCTGCGCGAACACGGCTGGAGGGAGGTGAAGAAGGGGTGTGACACGGGCGACTGCGGTGCCTGCACCGTGCACGTCGACGACCTGGCCGTTCACAGCTGTCTGTATCCGACGCACCGCGCCGACGGCCGTGCCGTCACCACTGTGCAGGGGCTGGGCGCGGGGGATCGGCTGCATCCCGCGCAGGAGGCGTTCACCGGGCGCGGGCGTTCCAGTGCGGCTACTGCACCCCCGGCCTCGTCATGA
- a CDS encoding molybdopterin cofactor-binding domain-containing protein, translating to MRRTAYLQAGDKSPFAGAGGHHPIMDTGLSKCLDALAAARVHRRAARPVPAAHPHVLVGEGLAVAAGHTEPADDHIATASVALRADGHYDLAVGAPEFGSGTSNVLHRLAADALHTRPDRIRLHQADTDLLAHDSGGFASTGILLAGTAVTRACQSLSRQMTELTAAHCGSHPAHCRLDTDQVRCAETALPLTALHAYAQAAGQHLTASGRATTAERHPSLALSAQWFRVSVDTTTGIVTVLDSVHAADAGRVLDETQCRGQIEGAVAQGIGTTLFESLPTDDQGHIITPDLRSYAVPHYGDLPPTQVHFVRPDVPAHHQTPKPMSELPFNPVAPALANALRDATGRRFSTLPLRPDVVWSQLITPSADRT from the coding sequence ATGCGCCGCACCGCATACCTCCAAGCCGGCGACAAGAGCCCCTTCGCGGGAGCGGGCGGCCACCACCCGATCATGGACACGGGCCTGTCAAAATGCCTGGACGCCCTCGCCGCCGCCCGCGTCCACCGCCGGGCTGCCCGGCCCGTGCCGGCGGCCCACCCGCATGTTCTGGTCGGGGAGGGCCTGGCCGTCGCCGCAGGGCACACCGAACCCGCGGACGACCACATCGCCACCGCGAGCGTCGCTCTGCGCGCCGACGGCCACTACGACCTCGCCGTCGGCGCACCCGAGTTCGGCAGCGGCACGAGCAACGTCCTGCACCGTCTGGCCGCCGACGCCCTGCACACCCGACCGGACCGCATCCGCCTGCACCAGGCCGACACCGACCTGCTCGCCCACGACTCCGGCGGTTTCGCATCCACCGGCATCCTTCTCGCCGGCACGGCGGTCACCCGTGCCTGCCAGAGCTTGTCCCGGCAGATGACCGAACTGACGGCAGCCCACTGCGGCAGCCATCCCGCCCATTGTCGGCTGGACACGGACCAGGTCCGGTGCGCCGAGACGGCCCTGCCCCTGACCGCTCTGCACGCGTACGCGCAGGCGGCCGGGCAGCACCTGACGGCATCCGGCCGTGCCACCACCGCGGAACGCCACCCGAGCCTGGCCCTCAGCGCCCAGTGGTTCCGCGTCAGCGTCGATACGACCACCGGAATCGTGACCGTCCTGGACAGCGTGCACGCCGCAGACGCCGGCCGAGTTCTCGACGAGACCCAGTGCCGCGGGCAGATCGAAGGGGCCGTCGCGCAAGGTATCGGCACCACGCTCTTCGAGAGCCTGCCCACCGACGACCAGGGCCACATCATCACGCCCGACCTGCGGAGCTACGCCGTCCCGCACTACGGCGATCTGCCCCCGACCCAGGTCCACTTCGTCCGCCCCGACGTTCCCGCCCACCACCAGACGCCCAAGCCGATGAGTGAACTCCCGTTCAACCCGGTCGCCCCGGCGCTGGCCAACGCCTTGCGCGACGCCACCGGCCGCCGCTTCAGCACCCTTCCTCTGCGCCCCGATGTCGTGTGGTCCCAGCTCATCACCCCAAGTGCTGACCGAACATAA
- a CDS encoding histidine kinase, with the protein MHMPSRLRRSLTRLRRDLAFLASGMLLHLLTALLGLWAAAQLVGTLDGSSTAAPMILPVPVLLLFVAGIGLTDGHRWRHRELTGVLIPRLRFAVPGRQLAYNWLVAPCLGVLELLVLPLLAGGLAATTVYAWEFALVPNDWRSAHPGYTTTTACLMVAGIATLALTPVLAAALVRLEHRIAPAPLRDERDETLKRRVEDLTESRAGALDAAAAERRRIERDLHDGAQQRLVSLALNLGIAKVALPDLPPEARQVIDEAHREAKEAIEELDTLVRGLHPAVLDERGLDAALSGLAARVALPVKLQVEMAERASPAVEGVAYFVVSEALTNIVKHARATRAEVTVARLGAIPRVAVTDDGAGGAVLSGGTGLKGLAQRVGSVDGTFRLTSPVGGPTVMNVELPCLAP; encoded by the coding sequence ATGCACATGCCGTCCCGGCTGCGCCGTTCGCTGACGCGGCTGCGCCGCGACCTCGCCTTCCTCGCGTCCGGGATGCTCTTGCACCTGCTGACAGCACTGCTCGGCTTGTGGGCGGCCGCCCAACTCGTCGGCACCCTGGACGGCTCGTCCACTGCGGCCCCGATGATCCTGCCCGTGCCGGTACTGCTGCTCTTCGTCGCCGGCATCGGACTCACCGACGGACATCGCTGGCGCCACCGCGAGTTGACAGGTGTGCTCATTCCCCGGCTCCGGTTCGCCGTGCCGGGACGGCAGTTGGCCTACAACTGGCTGGTGGCCCCATGTCTTGGAGTACTCGAACTGCTGGTTCTGCCGCTCCTAGCGGGAGGCCTCGCCGCCACCACCGTCTACGCCTGGGAGTTCGCGCTGGTCCCGAACGACTGGCGCTCCGCCCACCCCGGCTACACCACCACGACCGCCTGCCTCATGGTCGCGGGCATCGCCACGCTCGCCCTCACCCCGGTGCTCGCCGCCGCCCTCGTACGTCTGGAACACCGCATCGCACCCGCCCCGTTGCGGGACGAGCGCGACGAGACGCTCAAGCGGCGGGTCGAGGACCTCACCGAGAGCCGGGCCGGCGCCCTCGACGCCGCCGCGGCCGAACGCCGCCGTATCGAACGCGACCTGCACGACGGAGCCCAGCAGCGCCTGGTCTCGCTCGCCCTCAACCTGGGCATCGCCAAAGTGGCCCTGCCCGACCTGCCGCCCGAGGCACGCCAGGTGATCGACGAGGCGCACCGGGAGGCCAAGGAGGCCATCGAGGAGCTCGACACCCTGGTGCGGGGCCTGCACCCGGCGGTCCTCGACGAACGCGGCCTGGACGCCGCCCTGTCCGGCCTGGCCGCACGGGTGGCTCTCCCGGTGAAGCTGCAGGTCGAAATGGCCGAACGGGCTTCCCCCGCGGTCGAGGGCGTCGCCTACTTCGTCGTTTCCGAGGCGCTCACCAACATCGTCAAGCACGCCCGTGCCACCCGGGCGGAAGTGACCGTCGCCCGGCTGGGGGCGATACCGCGGGTGGCCGTCACCGACGACGGCGCGGGCGGTGCCGTCCTGTCCGGCGGCACCGGCCTCAAAGGGCTCGCGCAGCGCGTGGGTTCGGTCGACGGGACCTTCCGGCTGACCAGCCCCGTCGGCGGCCCCACCGTGATGAATGTGGAGCTGCCGTGCCTCGCGCCGTGA
- a CDS encoding DUF6010 family protein translates to MNLVSPVIVGIIYCLLMSLIKEPHRRHFNAIMVGGAGAAYLSGGGFGPWELPLVALVAYVAYRGLGSWTFIGVGWLLHTAWDMAHHLKGNPILPFYHDSSLACAICDPVIALWCFRGGPSLITLARRGFRPGRTTEHAHDHASAPSGPDRTGT, encoded by the coding sequence ATGAACCTTGTGTCTCCGGTGATCGTCGGCATCATCTACTGCCTGCTCATGTCCCTGATCAAAGAACCACACCGACGCCACTTCAACGCGATCATGGTGGGCGGAGCCGGCGCCGCCTATCTGAGCGGGGGTGGATTCGGCCCGTGGGAGCTCCCATTGGTCGCGCTCGTGGCCTACGTCGCCTATCGCGGCCTGGGCTCCTGGACCTTCATCGGCGTCGGCTGGTTGCTCCACACGGCCTGGGACATGGCCCACCACCTCAAGGGCAATCCGATCCTGCCCTTCTACCACGACTCGTCCCTGGCCTGCGCCATCTGTGATCCGGTCATCGCCTTGTGGTGCTTCCGCGGAGGACCTTCCCTGATCACGCTCGCCCGCCGCGGGTTCAGGCCCGGCCGGACAACAGAACACGCGCACGATCACGCCTCTGCCCCCTCCGGACCAGACCGCACCGGCACCTGA
- a CDS encoding DJ-1/PfpI family protein, whose protein sequence is MHIQVVLFDGFDPLDAIAPYEVLYAGGAVTNGAVTVELVTAEGPREVVSGTGGLTLRATGALDLERADMLLVPGASGRLGEPREAPEEEAGADEWKQDEFIPVLLGRTLTTELPALLKQAMDAPDITVATVCGGSLVLAMAGLLEGRHATTHHMCLDMLDAGGAHAVRARIVDDGDLITGAGVTSGLDLGLYLLEREVGPRVAHAVEELFSHERRGTVWRAQGPTPTPL, encoded by the coding sequence ATGCACATCCAGGTCGTCCTGTTCGATGGCTTCGACCCACTCGATGCCATTGCCCCCTACGAGGTGCTGTACGCCGGCGGCGCGGTGACGAACGGCGCGGTGACCGTCGAGCTGGTCACCGCAGAGGGCCCTCGTGAGGTCGTCAGCGGCACCGGAGGACTGACGCTGCGCGCCACCGGCGCCCTCGACCTGGAGCGCGCCGACATGCTTCTGGTGCCCGGAGCCTCCGGCCGCCTGGGCGAACCCCGCGAGGCCCCGGAAGAAGAGGCGGGCGCCGACGAGTGGAAGCAGGACGAGTTCATCCCGGTGCTGCTGGGCCGCACTCTGACCACCGAACTCCCCGCGCTCCTCAAGCAGGCAATGGACGCCCCCGACATCACCGTCGCCACCGTCTGCGGCGGCTCGCTTGTCCTGGCCATGGCCGGCCTGCTGGAGGGACGTCACGCCACCACTCACCACATGTGCCTCGACATGCTGGATGCCGGCGGCGCCCACGCGGTCCGCGCCCGCATCGTGGACGACGGCGACCTGATCACCGGCGCCGGCGTGACCTCCGGTCTCGATCTGGGCCTGTACCTACTGGAGCGCGAGGTGGGCCCCCGCGTCGCGCACGCCGTCGAAGAACTCTTCTCCCACGAGCGGCGCGGCACCGTCTGGCGCGCGCAGGGCCCGACGCCCACCCCCCTCTGA
- a CDS encoding helix-turn-helix domain-containing protein — MHTVAVLALDQVIPFDLSTPIEVFSRTRLPDGRPGYQVRVCAERDEVDAGAFTLRAPWGLEGLQGADTIIVPGVADLAASLPPAVHDALRSAAGDGTRIASICVGAFPLAATGLLDGLRVTTHWRAAGLLAATHPDIDVDADVLYVDNGQLLTSAGAAAGMDLCLHMIRRDYGSAVAADAARLSVMPLEREGGQAQFIVYDHAPTPQGSELEVLLTWLQENLARDLTLADIAERAGTSTRTLIRRFRDQTGTTPLQWLHRARIRQAQHLLETTQHSVERIGCQVGFGSPTTFRDRFKRTTGVSPQAYRRTFS; from the coding sequence ATGCATACGGTTGCCGTTCTCGCGTTGGATCAGGTGATCCCGTTCGACCTGTCCACCCCGATCGAGGTCTTCTCCCGGACCCGCCTGCCCGACGGGCGGCCCGGCTACCAGGTCCGGGTGTGCGCCGAACGCGACGAGGTCGACGCCGGGGCCTTCACCCTGCGCGCCCCCTGGGGGCTGGAGGGCCTTCAGGGCGCGGACACGATCATCGTGCCGGGCGTCGCCGATCTCGCTGCCTCGCTCCCTCCCGCCGTGCACGACGCGCTGCGGTCGGCCGCTGGCGACGGCACCCGGATCGCTTCCATCTGCGTGGGCGCCTTCCCCCTGGCTGCCACCGGGCTCCTCGACGGGCTGCGCGTCACGACCCACTGGCGCGCGGCCGGGCTTCTGGCCGCCACCCACCCGGACATCGACGTCGACGCGGACGTCCTCTACGTCGACAACGGCCAGTTGCTCACCTCGGCCGGCGCTGCCGCGGGTATGGACCTGTGTCTGCACATGATCCGCCGTGACTACGGCTCGGCCGTCGCCGCCGACGCCGCCCGCCTGTCAGTGATGCCTCTCGAACGGGAGGGCGGGCAGGCGCAGTTCATCGTCTACGACCACGCCCCCACACCGCAGGGCTCCGAGCTTGAGGTGCTGCTCACCTGGCTACAGGAAAACCTGGCCCGCGACCTCACCCTCGCCGACATCGCCGAGCGGGCCGGGACCAGCACCCGAACCCTGATCCGGCGCTTCCGCGACCAGACCGGCACCACCCCGCTCCAGTGGCTCCACCGAGCCCGCATCCGTCAGGCACAGCACTTGCTGGAAACCACTCAGCACTCCGTGGAGCGCATCGGCTGCCAGGTCGGTTTCGGCTCACCCACCACCTTCCGTGACCGCTTCAAACGCACCACCGGTGTCAGCCCGCAGGCCTATCGGCGCACGTTCAGCTGA
- a CDS encoding MerR family transcriptional regulator → MEWTIQELATRAGITSRTLRHYDRVGLLAPSRVGANGYRYYDPGAVARLQRILLMRRLGMGLPAIAEVLADEVDTCDGLRAHIAALEEERDRIERQLRSVRHTLEALQAGAEPRMDVMLAGFNDRYKDEVISRWGERAFQVSNDWWHGKTLDQQQAWKQDTEDLVAAWVTAVKAGVSPTSEHAQSLAARHVQWLSRIPGTPTAEGDRERSIEMVKGLGDMYVDDPRFAGMYEDAAGATFVRDALQAYARTRM, encoded by the coding sequence ATGGAGTGGACGATCCAGGAACTCGCGACGAGGGCCGGCATCACCAGCCGCACCCTGCGTCACTACGACCGCGTCGGGCTCTTGGCCCCGTCTCGGGTCGGTGCGAACGGGTACCGCTACTACGACCCGGGCGCGGTAGCCCGGCTCCAGCGGATCCTGCTCATGCGCCGGCTCGGCATGGGCTTGCCGGCCATCGCCGAGGTCCTGGCCGACGAGGTGGACACGTGCGACGGGCTCCGCGCCCACATCGCCGCACTGGAAGAGGAACGGGACCGCATCGAACGGCAGCTCCGGTCCGTGCGTCACACGCTCGAGGCCCTGCAGGCGGGGGCGGAACCACGGATGGACGTCATGTTGGCGGGCTTCAACGACCGCTACAAGGACGAGGTCATCTCACGCTGGGGCGAGCGCGCGTTCCAAGTGAGCAACGACTGGTGGCACGGCAAGACCCTTGACCAACAGCAGGCCTGGAAGCAGGACACCGAAGACCTCGTCGCCGCATGGGTCACCGCGGTGAAGGCCGGGGTTTCTCCGACTTCGGAACACGCTCAGTCACTGGCTGCCCGGCACGTCCAGTGGCTGAGTCGGATCCCGGGTACCCCCACGGCCGAGGGCGACCGGGAGCGCTCGATCGAGATGGTGAAAGGCCTGGGGGACATGTACGTAGACGACCCTCGCTTCGCCGGCATGTACGAGGATGCCGCGGGGGCGACGTTCGTCCGCGACGCGCTGCAAGCGTACGCGCGGACCCGGATGTAG
- a CDS encoding DUF2268 domain-containing putative Zn-dependent protease (predicted Zn-dependent protease with a strongly conserved HExxH motif) has protein sequence MSITVLDTYSAMRRILLSPVADRVDLLRSMLEPARGMYRYYPGEVDLVAMHLEASGFSIDRDEERCLNALETLASAGAWERMQRALDDALTVLLEATPGLGSPDITVLFVLGDPGDQHFMGPSRGVTGFGGISGHIVITLWPFPENVERLEATAVHELHHNLRFGPGGVVWEPMTVTVGDHIVSEGLADAFARQLYGDELGPTRIGVPHLHDDEIFGKVLTGLDVTGMQNFTAWVHGDPSAERFGLPPVGLPMGAGYAAGNRLVDTYLAATGQTAAQALHADSSAIIAATLRRG, from the coding sequence ATGTCGATCACTGTTCTTGACACCTACTCCGCCATGAGGCGGATCCTGCTGTCCCCGGTCGCGGACCGCGTTGACCTGCTGCGTTCGATGCTGGAGCCCGCCAGGGGCATGTACCGCTACTACCCCGGCGAGGTCGACCTGGTGGCCATGCACCTCGAAGCGTCCGGGTTCTCCATCGACCGTGACGAGGAGCGTTGCCTCAACGCGCTCGAAACCCTGGCGTCGGCCGGAGCCTGGGAGCGGATGCAACGCGCCCTCGACGACGCTCTCACCGTACTGCTGGAGGCGACGCCGGGGCTGGGGTCCCCGGACATCACCGTGCTGTTCGTGCTCGGCGATCCGGGTGACCAGCACTTTATGGGTCCTAGCCGAGGAGTAACCGGGTTCGGCGGCATCTCGGGCCACATCGTGATCACGCTCTGGCCCTTCCCCGAGAACGTGGAACGGCTGGAGGCCACCGCTGTGCACGAACTCCACCACAACCTGCGGTTCGGCCCGGGCGGGGTCGTGTGGGAGCCGATGACCGTCACGGTCGGCGATCACATCGTCTCCGAAGGCCTGGCCGACGCCTTCGCCCGACAGCTCTACGGTGACGAGCTCGGCCCCACCCGCATCGGCGTGCCGCACCTGCACGACGACGAGATCTTCGGCAAAGTGCTCACCGGGCTCGACGTGACAGGCATGCAGAACTTCACTGCCTGGGTGCACGGCGACCCCAGCGCCGAGCGCTTCGGCCTCCCCCCGGTGGGACTGCCGATGGGCGCCGGGTACGCCGCGGGCAACAGGCTGGTCGACACCTACCTGGCAGCGACCGGGCAGACGGCGGCGCAGGCCCTGCACGCCGACAGCTCGGCGATCATCGCCGCCACGCTCCGCCGCGGGTAA
- a CDS encoding helix-turn-helix domain-containing protein, protein MTGSAHLRELGEFLKHRRGELTPAQVGLPERAHTQRRVQGLRREEVAELAAISTDYYVRIEQGRLAPSPPVLESLARELRLDGDQRTYAEGLVAQAARSGHRKTPRRSARPKAHPHLTRLLAQLTGTPAIVFGPRLDILAWNPLVAELLCDFAAVPEPERNYVRMVFTDPVMRDIYPDWEDVARTCVEVLRMEAGTNPTDPALTALVGELAVADPHFRAWWAEHRVAHQDFGSKRINHPTVGELTLDWDTFRYAGAPEQQLVLWSANPGTPDAERLAALARSTAQSP, encoded by the coding sequence ATGACTGGTTCCGCGCATCTTCGTGAGCTCGGTGAGTTCCTCAAGCACCGCCGTGGCGAGCTCACACCCGCGCAGGTGGGGCTCCCCGAGCGCGCGCACACCCAGCGCCGAGTGCAAGGACTGCGCCGCGAGGAGGTGGCCGAGCTCGCCGCGATCAGCACCGACTACTACGTACGCATCGAACAGGGCCGACTGGCACCGTCACCGCCGGTGCTCGAATCCCTCGCGCGGGAGCTGCGGCTGGACGGCGACCAGAGGACGTACGCGGAAGGACTGGTCGCCCAGGCCGCGCGGTCCGGACACCGCAAGACGCCGCGCCGGTCCGCCCGCCCCAAAGCGCACCCGCACCTGACCCGGCTACTCGCCCAGCTCACCGGCACACCCGCCATCGTCTTCGGGCCGCGACTCGACATCCTCGCGTGGAACCCGTTGGTGGCGGAGCTGTTGTGCGACTTCGCAGCCGTGCCCGAGCCCGAGCGCAACTACGTCCGCATGGTCTTCACCGACCCGGTGATGCGCGACATCTACCCGGATTGGGAGGACGTGGCCCGCACCTGCGTCGAGGTCTTGCGCATGGAGGCCGGAACGAACCCGACCGACCCGGCCCTCACCGCCCTCGTGGGCGAACTGGCCGTCGCCGACCCGCACTTCCGGGCCTGGTGGGCCGAGCACCGCGTCGCACATCAGGACTTCGGCAGCAAACGCATCAACCATCCTACCGTCGGCGAACTCACCCTCGACTGGGACACCTTCCGCTACGCCGGTGCCCCAGAACAGCAGCTCGTGCTCTGGTCAGCCAATCCTGGCACTCCAGACGCGGAACGACTGGCCGCTCTGGCCCGCAGCACGGCCCAGAGCCCGTGA
- a CDS encoding alpha/beta hydrolase, producing MRTDVRFPTNGLQLAGHLYLPDGVDGPLAAIVVGHPTTGVKEQAPTAYATRLVKEGFAVLTFDAAFQGESEGLPRGLEDPFQRAEDFRAAVSYLTTRPEIDPDRIGVMGVCGSGAYVPYAAQTDYRMKAVAGVSGTDVPSFLRGADPEGWQQMVANSGNLRSAEAAGEPAATFAVLPETADADTPAPTAEFVDYYKTPRGMHTRSTGDMVVRSADLLDQFDSFADVAKIAPRPLLMIAGTEAVTRRFSEKAVADSPGNAELFLVDGATHVDLYDRDEHVTPAVAKLVEFFGKHLA from the coding sequence ATGAGGACTGACGTCCGCTTCCCGACCAACGGCCTGCAGCTCGCCGGCCACCTCTACCTTCCCGACGGCGTAGACGGCCCGCTCGCCGCGATCGTCGTCGGCCACCCCACGACCGGCGTCAAGGAGCAGGCGCCGACGGCGTACGCGACCCGCCTGGTCAAGGAGGGATTCGCCGTCCTGACCTTCGACGCCGCCTTCCAGGGCGAATCCGAGGGCCTGCCCCGCGGTCTGGAGGACCCCTTCCAGCGTGCCGAGGACTTCCGTGCGGCGGTCTCCTACCTCACCACCCGCCCCGAGATCGACCCCGACCGCATCGGTGTGATGGGCGTGTGCGGCTCCGGAGCCTACGTGCCCTACGCCGCCCAGACCGACTACCGGATGAAGGCCGTGGCCGGTGTGTCCGGGACGGACGTTCCCAGCTTCTTGCGCGGCGCCGACCCCGAGGGCTGGCAGCAGATGGTGGCAAACTCCGGAAACCTCCGCAGCGCCGAGGCCGCCGGCGAGCCCGCGGCGACCTTCGCCGTGCTGCCGGAGACGGCAGATGCCGACACCCCCGCCCCGACGGCCGAGTTCGTCGACTACTACAAGACGCCCCGCGGCATGCACACGCGCTCCACCGGAGACATGGTCGTGCGCAGCGCGGACCTCCTCGACCAGTTCGACTCCTTCGCAGACGTCGCCAAGATCGCGCCTCGCCCGCTGCTCATGATCGCCGGCACCGAGGCGGTGACCCGTAGGTTCTCCGAGAAGGCCGTCGCCGACAGCCCCGGCAACGCCGAGCTGTTCCTTGTCGACGGCGCCACCCACGTCGACCTGTACGACCGCGACGAGCACGTGACTCCTGCCGTCGCCAAGCTGGTCGAGTTCTTCGGCAAGCACCTCGCCTGA
- a CDS encoding carboxymuconolactone decarboxylase family protein, with product MQGGRTPAEDDRQRGVDQKLLALVHLRASQINNCSACGYASVAGGKKAGDTDERLHNVAAWRKAPFYTAFYTDAERAALALTEAATRLQDGAEGVTDEIWDEVNAHFSEEQIGAINLEIALTDFFNRINRTIKEPAGQTWG from the coding sequence GTGCAGGGCGGTCGGACACCTGCAGAAGACGATCGCCAGCGGGGCGTCGACCAGAAGCTGCTCGCGCTGGTACATCTGCGCGCCAGCCAGATCAACAATTGCTCGGCGTGCGGCTACGCAAGTGTCGCCGGGGGCAAGAAGGCCGGAGACACCGACGAACGGCTGCACAACGTAGCGGCGTGGCGCAAGGCGCCGTTCTACACCGCGTTCTACACCGATGCGGAACGCGCGGCACTGGCGCTGACCGAGGCAGCCACCCGGCTACAGGACGGTGCGGAGGGAGTCACCGACGAGATCTGGGACGAGGTCAACGCCCATTTCAGTGAGGAGCAGATTGGCGCGATCAACCTGGAGATCGCGTTGACCGACTTTTTCAACCGGATCAACCGCACCATCAAGGAACCGGCCGGCCAGACCTGGGGCTGA